From a single Nicotiana tomentosiformis chromosome 2, ASM39032v3, whole genome shotgun sequence genomic region:
- the LOC104102089 gene encoding E3 ubiquitin-protein ligase At3g02290-like, protein MGAVCCCLRDECEDFANPNSSMYRNCLCLRSFVQNFFHVYTSLFHRGEQHAIPSSTQGTTSLSSTASLDNSLSDIYRSPPRPLPYDADPRYFRLQRDGLVSRREKGSSHSLEETEPLRRSDIDDDSEFLSTGSKWKESACEEGSKEYNSKSLKISTAKTTTEFTQICYSSEDEDVCPTCLEEYTEENPKIMTKCSHHFHLGCIYEWMERSDNCPVCGKVMLFDETP, encoded by the exons ATGGGTGCAGTTTGTTGCTGCTTGCGAGATGAATGCGAAGATTTTGCCAATCCAAACAGCTCTATGTATAGGAACTGTTTATGCCTTCGATCATTTGTTCAAAACTTCTTCCACGTG TATACATCATTGTTTCATAGAGGAGAACAACATGCCATTCCTTCATCAACTCAAGGTACAACATCTTTGAGTTCTACAGCATCCCTTGATAACTCACTATCTGATATATACCGCTCTCCTCCGAGACCACTTCCTTACGATGCCGATCCCAGATACTTCCGCTTGCAACGAGATGGACTAGTCTCAAGAAGGGAGAAAGGGTCAAGTCACTCGCTTGAGGAAACTGAACCACTACGAAGAAGTGATATTGATGATGATTCCGAATTTCTGAGTACGGGTAGTAAATGGAAGGAGTCTGCATGTGAAGAAGGATCAAAAGAATACAATTCCAAATCATTGAAAATCTCAACAGCTAAAACAACTACTGAATTTACTCAAATTTGTTATTCTTCAGAAGATGAAGATGTCTGCCCGACATGTCTCGAAG AATATACAGAAGAAAACCCAAAAATAATGACAAAATGTTCTCACCATTTCCACTTGGGTTGCATATATGAGTGGATGGAGAGAAGTGACAACTGTCCAGTATGTGGCAAG GTAATGTTATTCGATGAGACGCCGTGA